The Amycolatopsis mongoliensis genome includes a window with the following:
- a CDS encoding sensor histidine kinase, whose protein sequence is MHESRSTPRLPADSAWWPAHWSVRTKISVVLLLPVLVAVALAEIRIQGELDRATALSAARDRLPVLRDTVDLTASLGEEMVAAVAVPAGAPDTLTAAVDAKVAAIQRDSGFSPLPADTGRAVNTALGKLAGIRAAGAGGGDVRTKAAGYNDIITTLGDLVPALVPADAGTEAAAGAETARLLVHLRAELATEGTYARAAQTSPDDASLRPAVVQTAAEQEVLGEQAEHQLSGDLLNRLKAATSSAEGRLDALQNPGNSGGAALASFVPSITAETTGVTGVLNDVATKLAGDVSAAADRARSDSLRDTALVLGALLGALAIALLVVRSLVTPVRRLRAAALRAANEQLPETVRQVREGHDIDWRAVPDSGIKTEEEIGQLAHAFDDMHRQAVRLAVEQAELRKQVSEMFMTLSRRSQSLVEQQLSIIEDLEAGEQNPRRLDELFRIDHIATRLRRNGENLHVLAGGRPVRHGREPVPTRDLLRAATSEVKDYRRVAMGNAPRSSVQPEAAADVVHILAELLENATRFSPPEHKVALTADRGADGGLLIEVVDQGLGMTPAELTAVNDRLAAAGTVGPETTRRMGLFVVGRLAALHGVTVRLRATGTGARHAGVTASVHVPGALVIADLARPIGAGRLATAGTGRNGHTRPPVVPEQASTPIFEQVVTSWFTEPVAKPLPRRDVPVEWPPPATNGRATRSEAPADPVGWPPAADESAVAADRAGQNGTTAAHRAPLADPAESTSQPASPAEAAASSGAEPAPTTADWPTSAETPAARPEKTAAPVGEWDTPADRTRQAAESALKPSIAQRLTDAGLPTRRPGAQLAPGAVVPRVREQTGGAFRDAAAVRTSLSRHYQGMRAARRETAARAEESGKDEVDPR, encoded by the coding sequence ATGCACGAAAGCAGATCCACGCCCCGCCTGCCGGCGGACTCAGCGTGGTGGCCGGCGCACTGGAGCGTCCGCACCAAGATCAGCGTCGTCCTGCTGCTGCCGGTCCTGGTCGCCGTGGCGCTCGCGGAGATCCGGATCCAGGGCGAGCTCGACCGGGCGACCGCGCTCAGCGCGGCGCGCGACCGGCTGCCGGTGCTGCGGGACACGGTCGACCTGACCGCGTCGCTGGGCGAGGAGATGGTCGCGGCGGTGGCGGTCCCGGCGGGCGCGCCGGACACGCTGACCGCCGCCGTCGACGCGAAGGTGGCCGCCATCCAGCGCGACAGCGGCTTCTCGCCGCTGCCCGCGGACACCGGCCGGGCGGTGAACACCGCGCTGGGCAAGCTCGCCGGCATCCGCGCCGCCGGCGCCGGCGGCGGCGACGTCCGCACGAAGGCCGCCGGGTACAACGACATCATCACCACGCTCGGCGACCTGGTGCCCGCGCTCGTCCCGGCCGACGCCGGCACCGAAGCGGCTGCCGGCGCGGAAACCGCCCGCCTGCTCGTGCACCTGCGGGCCGAGCTGGCCACCGAGGGAACCTACGCGCGGGCGGCCCAGACCAGTCCGGACGACGCTTCGCTGCGCCCGGCCGTCGTGCAGACCGCCGCCGAGCAGGAGGTGCTCGGCGAGCAGGCCGAGCACCAGCTCTCGGGCGACCTGCTGAACCGGTTGAAGGCCGCGACGAGCTCCGCCGAAGGCCGGCTCGACGCCCTGCAGAACCCCGGTAACAGCGGTGGCGCGGCGCTCGCCTCGTTCGTCCCCTCGATCACCGCCGAGACCACCGGGGTGACCGGTGTGCTGAACGACGTCGCCACGAAGCTGGCCGGCGACGTCTCGGCCGCGGCCGACCGCGCCCGGTCGGACTCGCTGCGCGACACGGCACTGGTCCTCGGCGCGCTGCTCGGCGCGCTCGCGATCGCCCTGCTGGTCGTGCGGTCGCTCGTCACGCCGGTGCGCCGGCTGCGCGCGGCCGCCCTGCGCGCGGCGAACGAACAGCTCCCGGAGACCGTCCGGCAGGTCCGCGAAGGCCACGACATCGACTGGCGCGCGGTGCCCGACTCCGGGATCAAGACCGAGGAGGAGATCGGGCAGCTGGCCCACGCCTTCGACGACATGCACCGCCAGGCGGTCCGGCTCGCCGTCGAGCAGGCCGAGCTGCGCAAGCAGGTCAGCGAGATGTTCATGACGCTCTCGCGGCGGAGCCAGTCCCTCGTCGAGCAGCAGCTGTCGATCATCGAGGACCTCGAGGCCGGCGAGCAGAACCCGCGCCGGCTCGACGAGCTGTTCCGGATCGACCACATCGCGACCCGGCTGCGCCGCAACGGTGAGAACCTGCACGTCCTGGCGGGCGGCCGCCCGGTCCGGCACGGCCGGGAACCGGTTCCCACGCGCGACCTGCTGCGCGCCGCGACGTCGGAGGTCAAGGACTACCGGCGGGTGGCGATGGGCAACGCGCCGCGCAGCTCGGTGCAGCCCGAAGCGGCCGCGGACGTGGTGCACATCCTCGCCGAGCTGCTGGAGAACGCGACGCGGTTCTCCCCGCCGGAGCACAAGGTCGCGCTGACGGCCGACCGCGGCGCCGACGGCGGGCTGCTCATCGAGGTCGTCGACCAGGGCCTCGGGATGACCCCGGCGGAGCTGACGGCGGTGAACGACCGCCTCGCCGCGGCGGGGACCGTCGGCCCGGAGACGACCCGCCGGATGGGGCTGTTCGTGGTCGGCCGGCTCGCCGCGCTGCACGGCGTCACGGTGCGGCTGCGCGCGACGGGGACGGGAGCACGGCACGCGGGGGTGACCGCGAGCGTGCACGTCCCGGGCGCGCTGGTGATCGCCGACCTGGCCCGCCCGATCGGCGCCGGCCGGCTCGCGACGGCCGGGACCGGCCGCAACGGCCACACCCGGCCGCCGGTGGTGCCGGAGCAGGCGTCGACGCCGATCTTCGAGCAGGTCGTGACGAGCTGGTTCACCGAGCCGGTCGCGAAGCCGCTGCCCCGGCGGGACGTGCCGGTGGAGTGGCCGCCTCCGGCGACGAACGGCCGGGCCACCAGATCCGAGGCGCCGGCAGACCCGGTGGGCTGGCCGCCCGCGGCCGACGAGTCCGCGGTCGCGGCCGATCGAGCCGGGCAGAACGGGACCACCGCGGCGCACCGGGCCCCCTTGGCCGACCCGGCCGAATCCACCTCGCAACCGGCCTCCCCGGCCGAAGCCGCGGCCTCGTCCGGCGCGGAGCCCGCGCCGACCACCGCCGACTGGCCCACTTCGGCCGAAACGCCCGCGGCCCGGCCCGAAAAGACCGCCGCGCCGGTCGGGGAGTGGGACACGCCGGCCGACCGCACGCGCCAAGCCGCCGAAAGCGCTCTCAAGCCGTCGATCGCGCAGCGGCTCACCGACGCGGGGCTGCCGACCCGGCGGCCCGGGGCCCAGCTCGCCCCCGGCGCGGTCGTCCCGCGCGTGCGCGAGCAGACCGGCGGGGCGTTCCGCGACGCCGCCGCCGTCCGCACCAGCCTCTCCCGGCACTACCAGGGGATGCGCGCGGCCCGGCGGGAGACCGCGGCCCGCGCCGAAGAATCCGGAAAGGACGAAGTGGATCCGCGATGA
- a CDS encoding acyl-CoA synthetase codes for MTRSPHGPADFGLGSWPARRARISPGRTALVQPGRTRTYAGLADRVERLAGALARLGVRPGDRVAYLGVNDVTVFETLFATARLGALFVPLNYRLSPTEIRYMLEDSGAAVLVHSPDTDDLLTGPLPETLRHVVATDPASCPAGGLDFEAEVAAAGDPPPAEVRLEDPCLLLYTSGTTGRPKAAVLTHGNLTWNTVNQLAHLDVLGTDKALCIAPLFHCVGLGQITLPTLFKGGSVEPVAKFDPGAILGRIGEAGITSFSAVPTMLEMLCRHEAWDRTDLSSLTCVLYGGSPVAERVARAWLDRGVQLLQGYGMTEASPGVSMATHEGTLDHPVAAGVPHFFTDVAGLGPDLAPEPLGETPAELLVRGPHVFGGYWNRPEESKASFVEGDWFRTGDVVRVDDDGWAHVVDRVKDMIISGGENVYPAEIEAVAVRLDEVDACAVVGVADERWGEVGAAFVVRRAGARLDEAAFRAHLEQHLARYKLPKYVQFIEALPVNATGKIRRVELRARAAESFPNGPA; via the coding sequence GTGACCCGATCGCCGCACGGCCCGGCCGACTTCGGCCTCGGCAGCTGGCCCGCGCGCCGGGCCCGGATCTCCCCCGGCCGCACCGCGCTCGTCCAGCCCGGCCGCACGCGCACCTACGCCGGGCTCGCCGACCGCGTCGAACGGCTGGCCGGCGCGCTCGCCCGGCTCGGCGTGCGCCCGGGCGACCGCGTGGCCTACCTCGGCGTCAACGACGTCACCGTCTTCGAGACGCTCTTCGCCACCGCCCGACTCGGCGCGCTCTTCGTGCCGCTCAACTACCGGCTCTCCCCCACCGAAATCCGCTACATGCTCGAAGACAGCGGCGCTGCGGTGCTGGTGCACAGCCCGGACACCGACGACCTGCTGACCGGGCCGCTGCCGGAGACGCTCCGGCACGTCGTCGCGACGGACCCGGCGTCGTGCCCGGCGGGCGGGCTGGACTTCGAGGCCGAGGTCGCCGCCGCGGGCGACCCGCCGCCCGCCGAAGTACGGCTCGAGGACCCGTGCCTGCTGCTCTACACCTCCGGCACCACCGGCCGCCCGAAAGCCGCGGTCCTCACCCACGGGAACCTCACCTGGAACACCGTCAACCAGCTCGCCCACCTCGACGTCCTGGGCACCGACAAGGCGCTGTGCATCGCGCCGCTGTTCCACTGCGTCGGGCTGGGCCAGATCACGCTGCCGACGCTGTTCAAGGGCGGCAGCGTGGAACCGGTGGCGAAGTTCGACCCGGGCGCGATCCTCGGCCGGATCGGCGAGGCCGGGATCACGAGCTTCTCCGCGGTCCCCACGATGCTGGAGATGCTGTGCCGCCACGAGGCCTGGGACCGCACGGACCTGAGCTCGCTCACGTGCGTGCTCTACGGCGGCTCGCCGGTCGCCGAGCGCGTCGCCCGCGCGTGGCTCGACCGCGGCGTGCAGCTCCTCCAGGGCTACGGCATGACCGAAGCCTCGCCGGGCGTCTCGATGGCCACCCACGAGGGCACACTCGACCACCCCGTCGCCGCGGGCGTGCCGCACTTCTTCACCGACGTGGCCGGGCTGGGCCCCGACCTGGCTCCCGAGCCGCTCGGCGAGACGCCCGCGGAGCTGCTGGTGCGCGGCCCGCACGTGTTCGGCGGCTACTGGAACCGGCCCGAAGAGTCGAAGGCGAGCTTCGTCGAGGGCGACTGGTTCCGCACCGGCGACGTCGTCCGCGTCGACGACGACGGCTGGGCCCACGTCGTCGACCGCGTCAAGGACATGATCATTTCCGGTGGCGAGAACGTCTACCCCGCCGAAATCGAGGCGGTCGCGGTCCGCCTCGACGAGGTCGACGCCTGCGCCGTGGTGGGCGTGGCCGACGAGCGCTGGGGCGAGGTCGGCGCCGCCTTCGTCGTCCGCCGGGCCGGCGCCCGGCTCGACGAAGCCGCTTTCCGCGCCCACCTCGAGCAGCACCTCGCCCGCTACAAGCTGCCGAAGTACGTGCAGTTCATCGAAGCCCTGCCGGTCAACGCCACCGGCAAGATCCGCCGCGTCGAGCTGCGCGCGCGAGCCGCCGAATCCTTCCCGAACGGACCCGCATGA
- a CDS encoding low temperature requirement protein A yields MTDVDDETGGPAHGKRVGWVELYFDLVFVFAVGQVAHGMVTDPHWARAAAALGLFATLWWTWIGFAVLYNRRGDDSRAADRLFVLAGTIPCGIAATQAHHVFEGHPAIFAAAMAGVRLILAAAHRWPARPGLDQSRISWGYTVSAVLFGVSAVLPYTWAVWAFALLQEAGFLLLGERRGRRRGESRQRPSRAERWRLLLKPPSDPNLAVDSAHLAERFGLFMILLLGELVITVGTAALERPADDVAYWASLVAGLVMAGALWWLYFSSAARIYERMLDLSGGNPALAYSLYAVGHLFPAFALLLVAAGVNLSLHESPPQAAAWFTTTGLTTYLAGTRVFAVPGRPRWYAGLARIAALAATVCLAFLARVLPAPAVVVVIAVWAVGSTLGAAGIRHRALDRMGDDPVAFLRGIQEQRHRAAGERTTGS; encoded by the coding sequence GTGACCGATGTGGACGATGAGACCGGCGGCCCGGCCCACGGCAAGCGGGTCGGGTGGGTCGAGCTGTACTTCGACCTGGTCTTCGTGTTCGCGGTCGGCCAAGTCGCGCACGGCATGGTCACGGACCCGCACTGGGCGCGCGCCGCCGCCGCGCTCGGCCTGTTCGCGACGCTGTGGTGGACGTGGATCGGCTTCGCGGTCCTCTACAACCGCCGCGGCGACGACAGCCGCGCCGCCGACCGGCTGTTCGTGCTCGCCGGCACCATCCCCTGCGGGATCGCCGCGACGCAGGCGCACCACGTCTTCGAAGGGCACCCGGCGATCTTCGCGGCGGCGATGGCCGGGGTCCGCCTGATCCTCGCGGCCGCGCACCGCTGGCCGGCCCGCCCCGGCCTCGACCAGAGCCGGATCAGCTGGGGCTACACGGTTTCGGCGGTCCTGTTCGGCGTTTCGGCGGTCCTCCCGTACACCTGGGCGGTGTGGGCGTTCGCGCTGCTGCAGGAGGCGGGGTTCCTGCTGCTCGGCGAGCGCCGCGGACGGCGCCGCGGCGAGTCCCGGCAGCGGCCCTCGCGGGCGGAGCGGTGGCGGCTGCTGCTGAAGCCGCCCAGCGACCCGAACCTGGCGGTCGACTCCGCCCACCTCGCCGAGCGCTTCGGGCTGTTCATGATCCTGCTGCTCGGCGAACTGGTGATCACGGTCGGCACGGCCGCGCTGGAGCGCCCGGCCGACGACGTCGCCTACTGGGCGTCCCTGGTCGCCGGCCTGGTGATGGCGGGCGCGCTGTGGTGGCTCTACTTCTCCTCGGCGGCGCGGATCTACGAGCGCATGCTCGACCTCTCCGGCGGCAACCCCGCGCTCGCGTATTCGCTGTACGCGGTCGGCCACCTCTTCCCGGCCTTCGCGCTGCTGCTCGTCGCGGCCGGGGTGAACCTGTCGCTGCACGAGTCCCCGCCCCAGGCGGCGGCGTGGTTCACGACGACGGGCCTGACGACGTACCTGGCCGGCACCCGCGTCTTCGCGGTGCCCGGCCGCCCGCGGTGGTACGCCGGCCTGGCCCGGATCGCGGCCCTGGCGGCCACGGTGTGCCTCGCGTTCCTGGCCCGGGTCCTGCCGGCTCCCGCGGTGGTCGTGGTGATCGCGGTGTGGGCGGTGGGCAGCACGCTCGGGGCGGCGGGCATCCGCCACCGCGCGCTCGACCGCATGGGCGACGACCCGGTGGCGTTCCTGCGCGGGATCCAGGAGCAGCGGCACCGGGCCGCCGGCGAGAGGACGACCGGAAGCTGA
- a CDS encoding acetoacetate--CoA ligase: MILRPVAPDVRETTEIGRYLAWLAARGHAFDDYAALHRWSVTDLDGFWSSVKDFFGVRFHSPARAVVPDPRMPGTEWFPGATLNYAEHALGGPADDVAVIAYSQTRERTELTWGELRDQVARARAGLARLGVGRGDRVVAYLPNIPETVVAYLATASLGAVWASCAPEFGARSVVDRFGQIEPRVMLTVAGYRYGAKDVDRHAEVAGIRAGLPTVEHVVHVPYGDHDLPDTLAWSDLLTESAPGFEPVGFAHPLCVLFSSGTTGKPKAIVHGHGGILLEHLKNHGLSWDLHPGDRLLWFSTTAWMMWNALVSGLLTGASIVLVDGNPLHPDLAWQWRLAAETRATLMGASPGFLMACRKAGLEPASEFDLTALRQIGAAGSPLPAEGYHWVRDVFGPGVLLNVGSGGTDVCSGIVQGGPLQPVVAGEISGPCLGVDAKAFDEHGTEVVGELGELVITAPMPSMPVGFWGDATGSRYRETYFSAYPGVWRHGDWIRFSPEGSCVIAGRSDATLNRGGVRLGTAEFYAVVEELPEVEDALVVHLEDPAGGNGDLRLFVVLRDGVLDAPLREKIATALKSALSPRHVPDTITAVPVIPRNRTGKKLELPVKKLLLGARAEDVVGRDVLADPTALDHFGTLA; this comes from the coding sequence ATGATCCTGCGCCCGGTCGCACCCGACGTCCGCGAAACCACCGAGATCGGCCGGTACCTGGCGTGGCTGGCCGCCCGCGGCCACGCGTTCGACGACTACGCCGCGCTGCACCGCTGGTCGGTGACCGACCTCGACGGCTTCTGGTCGTCGGTCAAGGACTTCTTCGGCGTCCGGTTCCACTCCCCCGCCCGCGCGGTCGTGCCGGACCCGCGGATGCCCGGCACCGAGTGGTTCCCCGGCGCGACCCTCAACTACGCCGAGCATGCCCTCGGCGGTCCCGCGGACGACGTCGCCGTCATCGCGTACTCCCAGACCCGCGAACGCACGGAGCTGACGTGGGGCGAGCTGCGCGACCAGGTCGCCCGGGCCCGCGCGGGCCTGGCCCGGCTCGGCGTCGGGCGCGGCGACCGTGTCGTGGCGTACCTGCCGAACATCCCCGAAACCGTGGTCGCCTACCTGGCCACCGCGAGCCTGGGCGCGGTCTGGGCGTCCTGCGCGCCCGAGTTCGGCGCCCGCTCGGTGGTCGACCGGTTCGGCCAGATCGAACCGCGGGTGATGCTGACGGTGGCCGGCTACCGCTACGGCGCCAAGGACGTCGACCGCCACGCCGAGGTCGCCGGGATCCGGGCCGGCCTGCCCACCGTCGAGCACGTCGTCCACGTGCCCTACGGCGACCACGACCTCCCGGACACGCTCGCCTGGAGCGACCTGCTCACCGAGAGCGCGCCCGGGTTCGAACCGGTCGGCTTCGCGCACCCGCTGTGCGTGCTGTTCTCCTCCGGCACCACCGGCAAGCCGAAGGCGATCGTGCACGGCCACGGCGGGATCCTGCTGGAGCACCTGAAGAACCACGGCCTGAGCTGGGACCTGCACCCCGGCGACCGGCTGCTCTGGTTCTCCACCACCGCCTGGATGATGTGGAACGCGCTGGTGTCGGGGCTGCTCACCGGCGCATCGATCGTGCTGGTCGACGGCAACCCGCTGCACCCGGACCTGGCGTGGCAGTGGCGGCTGGCCGCCGAAACGCGCGCGACGCTGATGGGCGCGAGCCCGGGCTTCCTGATGGCGTGCCGGAAGGCGGGCCTCGAGCCGGCGTCCGAGTTCGACCTGACCGCGCTCCGGCAGATCGGCGCGGCGGGCAGCCCGCTGCCGGCCGAGGGCTACCACTGGGTGCGGGACGTCTTCGGGCCCGGCGTACTGCTCAACGTCGGCAGCGGTGGCACCGACGTCTGCAGCGGGATCGTCCAGGGCGGCCCGCTGCAGCCCGTCGTCGCCGGCGAGATCTCCGGGCCGTGTCTCGGGGTCGACGCGAAGGCGTTCGACGAGCACGGCACCGAGGTCGTCGGCGAGCTGGGCGAGCTCGTCATCACCGCGCCGATGCCGTCGATGCCGGTCGGGTTCTGGGGCGACGCCACGGGTTCGCGCTACCGGGAGACGTATTTCTCGGCCTATCCCGGCGTCTGGCGGCACGGCGACTGGATCCGGTTCTCCCCCGAGGGCAGCTGCGTCATCGCCGGGCGCTCGGACGCGACCCTCAACCGCGGCGGCGTCCGGCTCGGCACCGCGGAGTTCTACGCCGTCGTCGAGGAGCTGCCGGAGGTCGAGGACGCCCTCGTCGTGCACCTCGAGGACCCCGCCGGCGGCAACGGCGACCTCCGGCTGTTCGTCGTCCTCCGGGACGGCGTCTTGGACGCACCGCTGCGCGAGAAGATCGCGACGGCGTTGAAGAGCGCCCTGTCGCCGCGGCACGTGCCGGACACGATCACCGCCGTCCCGGTGATCCCCCGCAACCGCACCGGGAAGAAGCTGGAGCTGCCCGTGAAGAAACTCCTGCTCGGCGCCCGGGCCGAAGACGTCGTCGGCCGGGACGTGCTGGCCGATCCCACCGCCCTGGACCACTTCGGGACGCTCGCATGA
- a CDS encoding 3-hydroxyacyl-CoA dehydrogenase NAD-binding domain-containing protein, which translates to MSTVAVVGTGVIGASWAALFLAHGLDVVATDPAPGAEERLRSALEGASTDRLRFAADAGEAAAAADFVQENGPEREDVKHALFAVLDEAARPDVILASSSSGLLPSVIARGCPRHPERLVIGHPFNPPHLIPLVEVVPGRDTAPEVVDRAVEFYTSVGKRPIRLAREVPGHIANRLQAALWQEAYSLVERGVATVADIDTAIAYGPGLRWAVLGPFLNQHLSGGAGGLAHVLAHLGPPTEEWWRDLGRVHLTPELVDTLVAGVDAERAGTGDDALVAARDAVLHRLLAAKAAQPDLP; encoded by the coding sequence ATGAGCACCGTCGCGGTCGTCGGCACCGGCGTGATCGGCGCGAGCTGGGCGGCCCTTTTCCTCGCCCACGGCCTCGACGTCGTCGCCACGGATCCGGCCCCCGGCGCCGAAGAACGGTTGCGGAGCGCTCTCGAAGGCGCGTCGACGGATCGGCTGCGCTTCGCCGCCGACGCCGGCGAAGCGGCCGCCGCCGCGGACTTCGTCCAGGAGAACGGTCCTGAGCGCGAGGACGTCAAGCACGCGTTGTTCGCCGTCCTCGACGAGGCCGCGCGGCCGGACGTGATCCTGGCGAGCAGCTCGTCCGGACTGCTGCCCAGCGTCATCGCGCGTGGCTGCCCGCGCCATCCCGAGCGGCTCGTCATCGGGCACCCGTTCAACCCGCCGCACCTGATCCCGCTCGTCGAGGTCGTGCCCGGCCGCGACACCGCGCCCGAGGTCGTCGACCGAGCGGTGGAGTTCTACACCTCGGTCGGCAAGCGGCCGATCCGGCTGGCCCGGGAAGTCCCCGGCCACATCGCGAACCGGCTGCAGGCCGCGCTGTGGCAGGAGGCGTACTCGCTGGTCGAACGCGGGGTCGCGACGGTCGCCGACATCGACACGGCGATCGCGTACGGGCCCGGGCTGCGGTGGGCGGTGCTCGGCCCGTTCCTCAACCAGCACCTCTCCGGCGGCGCGGGCGGGCTCGCGCACGTCCTGGCCCACCTCGGCCCGCCGACCGAAGAGTGGTGGCGCGACCTCGGCCGCGTCCACCTGACCCCGGAGCTGGTCGACACGCTCGTCGCCGGGGTGGACGCCGAACGGGCCGGCACCGGCGACGATGCCCTCGTCGCCGCCCGCGACGCCGTCCTGCACCGCCTGCTGGCCGCCAAGGCCGCGCAGCCCGACCTGCCCTGA
- a CDS encoding STAS domain-containing protein, translating into MLVVQHPATAIPMAPPPPLMHRSAFEIKVIRPYFGAVMVRIRGALEEDSAVELASVLSTWAHRKFPVLVLDLSEVDFLDSAGLSVLADIHVRTVRESTTLRIVTGDNRVVRRALAGSGLDHALNVCRLPSGWERATEIPN; encoded by the coding sequence ATGTTGGTCGTGCAACACCCCGCGACGGCGATCCCGATGGCCCCGCCGCCTCCCCTCATGCACCGAAGCGCGTTCGAGATCAAGGTGATCCGGCCGTACTTCGGCGCGGTCATGGTCCGGATCCGCGGCGCGCTCGAGGAAGACAGCGCCGTCGAGCTGGCCTCGGTCCTCAGCACGTGGGCGCACCGGAAGTTCCCGGTCCTGGTGCTCGACCTGTCCGAGGTCGACTTCCTGGACTCGGCCGGGCTGTCCGTGCTCGCCGACATCCACGTGCGGACGGTCCGCGAGAGCACCACCCTCCGGATCGTCACCGGCGACAACCGCGTCGTGCGCCGGGCGCTGGCCGGCAGCGGCCTCGACCACGCACTGAACGTGTGCCGGCTGCCGTCGGGCTGGGAACGGGCGACCGAGATCCCGAACTGA
- a CDS encoding sensor histidine kinase, whose protein sequence is MSAPADPFVHPALFYRDDAEYLAGTVPFVRSGLAAGEPVAVAVPGRNLELLRRELGSDAARVRLLDMTDAGRNPGRIIPRVLRAFADSHPDGPVRIIGEPIWAERSDVEYPACVQHEALINLAFTGRGMTILCPYDVSRLDAAVLADAEATHPVLIDGAGRRPSPAYAPEDVLARYNRPLPDRPAADRIAELPDTTNLAAARALVHVRADGTGLSADQVADVEVVVTELLSNCVEHGAGTGTVRLWSEDGEFVCEVHDGGKLADPLAGRRPATPEQPRGRGLLLVNYLADLVRLHTGDHGTTFRAYFRA, encoded by the coding sequence TTGAGCGCCCCCGCGGATCCCTTCGTGCACCCCGCCCTGTTCTACCGCGACGACGCCGAGTACCTGGCCGGGACCGTGCCCTTCGTGCGGAGCGGGCTCGCCGCCGGCGAGCCGGTCGCCGTCGCCGTGCCGGGGCGGAACCTCGAACTGCTGCGCCGGGAGCTCGGCTCGGACGCCGCCCGGGTCCGCCTGCTGGACATGACCGACGCCGGCCGCAACCCGGGGCGGATCATCCCGCGCGTGCTGCGGGCCTTCGCCGACAGCCACCCGGACGGCCCGGTGCGGATCATCGGCGAACCGATCTGGGCGGAGCGCTCGGACGTCGAGTACCCCGCGTGCGTGCAGCACGAAGCGCTCATCAACCTGGCCTTCACCGGCCGGGGCATGACGATCCTGTGCCCGTACGACGTTTCGCGCCTCGACGCGGCCGTGCTCGCCGACGCCGAGGCCACGCACCCCGTCCTGATCGACGGCGCCGGCCGTCGCCCCAGCCCGGCGTACGCCCCGGAAGACGTCCTCGCCCGGTACAACCGGCCGCTGCCGGACCGTCCCGCGGCGGACCGGATCGCCGAACTGCCGGACACCACGAACCTCGCCGCGGCCCGGGCGCTGGTCCACGTCCGCGCGGACGGCACCGGGCTGAGCGCCGACCAGGTCGCCGACGTCGAGGTGGTCGTCACCGAGCTGCTCTCCAACTGCGTGGAGCACGGCGCGGGGACCGGCACCGTCCGGCTGTGGAGCGAAGACGGCGAGTTCGTCTGCGAGGTCCACGACGGCGGCAAGCTGGCCGACCCTCTGGCCGGCCGCCGCCCCGCGACGCCGGAGCAGCCCCGGGGCCGCGGGCTGCTGCTGGTCAACTACCTCGCCGACCTGGTCCGCCTGCACACCGGCGACCACGGCACGACGTTCCGCGCGTACTTCCGCGCCTGA
- a CDS encoding crotonase/enoyl-CoA hydratase family protein: MTIPLLPPSLRLELLGDVAVLRLARPEKRNALDDATVLGLETFFGAPPRGIKAVVLDAVGEHFSAGLDLSELTERDAFEGLEHSMMWHRAFERLERGRVPVVAVLRGAVVGGGLELAAAAHIRVAESSAFYALPEGQRGLFVGGGASVRVPRLIGVHRMADMMLTGRVLDADEGHAAGLSHYRADNGFEHALGLARKIAENSPITNFAVLQALPRIAEANPAEGYLMESLMAAVASGSAEAKERMQAFLDKRAGKVGR; this comes from the coding sequence ATGACGATCCCGCTCCTGCCCCCTTCGCTGCGCCTGGAACTGCTCGGCGACGTCGCCGTGCTGCGGCTGGCGCGCCCCGAGAAGCGCAACGCCCTCGACGACGCCACCGTGCTCGGCCTCGAAACGTTCTTCGGCGCCCCGCCGCGCGGGATCAAGGCCGTCGTGCTCGACGCCGTGGGCGAGCACTTCTCCGCCGGGCTCGACCTTTCCGAGCTCACCGAGCGCGACGCGTTCGAAGGACTGGAGCACTCGATGATGTGGCACCGCGCCTTCGAGCGGCTCGAACGCGGGCGCGTCCCGGTCGTCGCCGTGCTCCGGGGCGCGGTCGTCGGCGGCGGCCTGGAGCTCGCGGCGGCCGCGCACATCCGCGTCGCCGAGTCCTCGGCGTTCTACGCGCTGCCGGAGGGCCAGCGCGGCCTGTTCGTCGGCGGCGGCGCATCGGTGCGCGTGCCGCGGCTGATCGGCGTGCACCGGATGGCCGACATGATGCTCACCGGCCGCGTGCTCGACGCCGACGAGGGCCACGCCGCCGGGCTGTCGCACTACCGCGCCGACAACGGCTTCGAGCACGCGCTCGGCCTGGCCCGCAAGATCGCCGAGAACTCCCCGATCACGAACTTCGCCGTCCTGCAGGCGCTCCCCCGGATCGCCGAGGCGAATCCGGCCGAGGGCTACCTGATGGAGTCGCTGATGGCCGCCGTCGCGAGCGGCAGCGCCGAGGCCAAGGAACGGATGCAGGCGTTCCTGGACAAGCGCGCCGGGAAGGTCGGCCGATGA